Genomic window (Cryptomeria japonica unplaced genomic scaffold, Sugi_1.0 HiC_scaffold_77, whole genome shotgun sequence):
ATAATATTAGAACTGTTATAAAATGAAGAACGATTAAAGTTGAATGTAAATCTTGACTGTGGATTCGCATGGTCATTGAAATATCCCAAATGTCTAGTTGGCATAAAAGTGCATGTAGcatatttgaagttttaaaatctctGATCATGGATGCTATCACTTTTTAATTCACAAAAAGGAATGGACTAAAGGGATGAGATTATTAAAGttgtaagattgaaaatatttattaCCTTATTGGGCTTAGTTTTCCTCCAATGATTATAATCCTTCTAAAGATGGAAAAGCTCGAAATATGTTAATAGTAATCTAATCGTGTCGCTTCTTCCTTTTTTGAGAAAGTCCAACTTTTCCAAAAGATTTGTGGGTATAAAAAATTACGGAAATCGATATGAGAAAAGATTAGAGTTGATCAACCTATGAGCTTCTGAAGAAGAACAACATGCGAAGGATTTGTGAAGTTGGAGGGGTTTCAAATTAATTCATGGCCATGTAGAACGGCCACAATCTACTTCTTTCAAAGAAGTTCACATTCTCTAAGAACCTGAGGGAAGTGAAAATGGATGGGATGAGTTCTATTGTAACTTACAAGATGATAGAAAAGGATACTGTAATCAGTTGCTAGGGGTGAAAGGTTAAGAGAAACCATAAATATCAGGACATCCCTAGCCTACATCAAGGCTTAATATACTACCTTCACCAAATCTATTTGCATACAACCTCTCCTATGCTCTAATCTGGCCTAATTTTGGTATCAAAGAGATCAAAGTGAAAGATGGCTTCAAGAGCCCTCAAAATTACCAAGAAACCCCTTAGAATTTCTAGTGGTTTTGGAATTGCTTCCACATAAGCATTCAATCTCCCTAAAAATTCCCAAAAGGGCAATTCCCATATCGAGAGAGATAAAAAAGGGAATGCCCTAGAGATAAAGAGCTAAAAATTGTGTCAAAAGAAGATAATGTTAACAGTAGACTGCATGTAGAATTACAATCTCTCTTGGGATACCAATTTGAAACTGAGGAAAGAAGTaaagataaaaatgaaaaacaCGTTAAAAATCGAAAAAATAGAAAAGGCAAATCTAAAAAATGAAAGGGTAATGAAGGAGAGTAAGAAGAGGAGATCGACATTAATTGTGGTAATTAATATCCAAGACAAAGAAATTTGAAACTAAAACGATGACACATATATGATAACTAACACTTTGAAAGTGATATTGTACtcagttgaggaaagaaaaggtcAAGTATTTGACCtacctacaaaatatttcactttgGACCTATCCCTTAAAGACGTCTCCAAATCATAGTATCTTATCATCGTGGAGGAGGAGGACTTGGAAACCAGCTTGGCTTCCATAGCACCAGATCCCACCCCGCTTATTTAAACTTCACAAAGAAACAAGAGTGTTAAGCATGGTGAAGAGGAGGATAACGATGACTATGAGATGGAGGTAAAACAaggtagactgaaagagaaaacaaatttatTGGGCAATAGAGATTCTCAATTTGGGGACTCAATTTTCCATTTTCTTGCTATCATTAAGGACCTAATGGATTTATTCTATGACTTCTCGACCTATTTGGCTGAGTATCGCAATAGGCATAAGTCTAGGATGGAACAAAAAAGgcacaaagaaaaaagaaattgaaccaaataTGGAAGGTGAAAAGAGGCAAAGAGGGTGCTACTTGAGAGAACTAGAATTCAAGACTAAAATTGGTCATGAAAGAGTTTGATGCTCTTATGAGCCTCCATAATATGAAGTCTACATAGTTTTTCGTGGTTTGTTATTTTGGTAGTGTTGGGGTTGTGTTGGTGCAATAACTTGTTTGTTATTGAGCTTCTCTGTTTTAATATTCTAACTTTGGGCATGGGACCCTCTTCCCACCTTatctaatcaaaaacaaattttgtGTACACTTTTAATATTACAAATCAATGTTAGATGtggttaaaaaacattaaaatatagtCAGGTCATAGTATGATGTTGCATTGGACTATGTTGGTAGTGAAGAATTAAATTGTTTACGAGTTTATTTTTATCAAatgaattgtggaaatctcatatctttaattaaattgttatcaaatgtatgattatgtgtgtatcttatttcaatttatattggaaataatttttttttttatttgagcgTGTAGGAAATTTTCATAGCTAATATAAATTGGAGTTCCCTAAGAGAATCCTAGTCATTTTCAATTCCTagtgaagccttgaccttagttaatgatagggactaaggtctctgattttagtaattgttgtaatgtgatgtattttgtgttttaaatatagttttattttattttgatatttgagtAAGTTAGCATTTGCGTCCAGCGGCATCCTTATGGAAAGATAGATTTCACACTGAGTAGGTTTTTGAATGACTTTCAAGTGTTTGTTTCATCTATTTATAAGTGTACACAGACCCATACTGAAACACTTAGGAGATGGAGGTAAAACAaggtagactgaaagagaaaataaatttattaggcGATAGAGTTTCTCAATTTGGGgactcatttttttcattttcttactaTCATTAAGGACCTAATGGATTTTTTCTATGACTTCTCGATCTTTTTGACTGACTATCGCAATAGGCATAAGTCAAGGATGGAAcaaaaaaggcaaaaagaaaaaagaaatcaaaCTAAATATGGAAGGTGAAAAGAAGCAACGAGGGTACTGCTTGAGAGAGCTATAATTAAAgacaaaaattggtcatgaaagaGTCAAATGCTCTTATGAGCCTCCATAATATGAAGTCTAAATATTTTTTCGTGGTTTGTTATTTTGGTAGTTTTGCGGTTGTGTCGGTGCAGTAACTTGTTTGTTATTGAACTTCTTTATTCTAGTATTCTAACTTTGGTTGTGGGACCCTCTTCCCACCTTAtccaatcaaaaacaaattttatctacactttttatattacaaatcaatgtcagatttcgttaataaacattaaaatataatcaaGTTATAGTACGATGTTGTATTGGACTATGTTGGTCGTGaagaattatttttttatcaaatgtaTGATTATGTGTGCATTTTATTTCAACCTatattggaaatttatttattttctttgagtGTGTAGGAAATTTTCATAGCTAATAGAAATTGGAGTTTCCTAAGAAAATCCTATTCATTTTAAATTCTTagtgaagccttgaccttagttaatgatagggactaaggtctttgattttagcaattgttgtaatgtgatgtatttttttttttaaatatatttttgttttgtttttatatatGAGTAAGTTAGTATCTGCGCCCAGTGGCATCCTTATAGAAAAAATAGGTGTTATGTTGAgcatttttttgaatgattttaaaGTGTCGGTTTCATCTATTTTTGAGTGTATTTAGGCCCATAAAGAAACACTTATGAGTTGGGTACCTTTTTGGGAATTAGTCCATGGGATtttgccatcatttgatcttgtccaAGTCTCTTAGAAAAAAGGTGTCGAAAGTCTAACTTGCGGGTGACAGTAAGTAAATTACCACTTTCAAATCCACTCCAACAATTTTATGAATGGTGCTTCCGCATGCCTCACACATATGAGTGGATCCAAAGGATCCTATTGGGGAAGAGTATACAATATTATTCCTCTCATCCCAATGCTCTCACACGTAGGAGCATTTGTGATATCCACATACCCTTAGGTTTTGGTGAGAAGGGGTTAGAGGAGGTGAATGAGATCAATGTGGTACCTCCTGACCAGGGGAGGGGAGGTCATATGACACATATTGTATATACCATTCTAAGAGTCTTTGTAtggcttattattttattttttgcatctttctttttgggattttttgggaGGCTTTGTGGAAGGACTCAAAAGAGTCTTTGAGAAATTTCTATCAAACCCTCCTCATCtattaaggaaatattttgatatGATTCAATCTTTAGAATGCTATATTCCATTTTGTTGTAAATATGTTAGTGgaggcttttgatttgatttttaaatttcatctttctatgtcttttcttATGTATATGACACGTGTGTGAGGGTTTAGGCTCTCCCAAGTTGATCAGAGAAACTCATGTGTAGGGTGAGGGATATGTGGAACCTCCAAGGGAACGATTTTTTCTCGTTGAGAAGGAGATTTCTTGGGTATGAGTATCCTTGATTCTTTTGGAAAATCTGTGGAAAAATGGTTCGATATAATTTAGAAGGGATGTGAATTATATGGTGTTGGACTCCCTTAATGGATTTTACATCTGCGTGGAGTATTTATATTGGGAAATCAAGTTTCTCATGGGCCTCTTAGCTTGGGGGTTGGTTGTGAGAAAGCCCAAATGTTGGAAGGTGAGCTCTCCATTGGCTTGTTTAAAAATTGtgttttgtaagattttttgtGGAATCAAATGGGGTGCTACCTTGACATtggaatgaaaatattcattctcacgtttgggttagaatttttattacattttttaaATGGGTTGGAGTAAGTTGttaaaaattttatcaaatgggtcCCTTGTAATGTTGTGTATATCAAGTTGataaatgatgatgttgttgtgtttAGAAGCGATTATATTTTACTTTTCTAAAAAATATACATATTGTTTAAGGGCTGAGTTTGTTTAAGAAATAACTTAGCGCTTGTGATAATTTGCATTTCATACGTTTAAAAGTTATTGATACTTAATGAACAAATTAAAGTTATTAGTAATAGTGGATTAAATTAGCTTTAAGAGTGTGAAATTTTCATgcacttttcttaatatttttagttAATAAAGTGAAGGGGATGTTTATCACGCAAATATTGTTCTCTTTGTTATCctacaaaataaaaaaacttgCTCTACTTAAACTTtggtttaaaattaaaaatagttatttgtaattagatgtgtatgttcacctatttaaaaatatatattttatacaaagtatatttacctttgtaaacacacacacacagcaAACTTGAGTTTGGGTTTCTAGTGTTACCATATCGGTTAAGGCCCCATTAAGCGGGTTTAGCatgataattaattcttttaagagaatttaatttaatataactttAGGAAATGAAAAACCTTAGGTGGAGTTGGTGTGCTAGGTTTTAGGATTTAACATGTCTTGGAATCGTTTAAATGTGATGTGGCCTCTCAAATTAATTAGTCAagtgaaataatttaatttatctaattgatAGTGAatggtaattaattaaattaaatctgaaATCAAAGTGTAGTatacttttatttcaaaaatttggttttaaaagaaaGTAAAATATCAGCTTAGGATTGAGAAAATTCACTCTTTATTTCGTTTTAATTTAGTTGAGTTGGACTCTTCAGAAGAATAAACTATCGTTGTGGCTAATATTTAGTTAAAACAAACagtatatttacttattaaaaatatttaatagaaaattatCATTTATTCGTTTGCCGCATTTAATCTCTTTATATATCATTGGTAATTAGttaaaatttgttaaatttatatataatttagctTAGTTAGGGTTTACTTAGCTATAGGTGTTAGGTCACGCCATAGAGGCCCGACCGGTTCACTACCAATTAGGAATTAGAGGGAATGTTGCCTTCAGGAGTTCCTCCCTTGAGACATGTTGCATAAGGGTTCCAAATCTCGATCACCTTATCATTCTTGTTTTACGTTGTGCGAAATGAGTGTCATAACGCCCACTCGTCTTATTCCTTTTCTCACCTCGTCTAGCATGAGTCCTATGACGTTGAGTATGTAACATATACATGCACATGCCACGATGAATTTGCCTTGTACACCAAGTTCATCCTTTCAATCACAAAACAACCCattctcttatttatttatttaaattctcgcAACCAAACTCTATAATTAACATGAATCCTTAATATTATAAAccaaaaatattaatgataatttagaACTATTCTTTGTTTTAAAGGCTCACGAATATAACacgtatatttttataataaaactgAGATTATCCTACCCGAGCGTAAAAAGGTTTTCAAGAAAGACGCAATATAAAGCATGCATGGACGGTGTTTGTGTCAACATCCAAGAAAATTTCCTCTTTTACCAATTCTGAGACGGCTGAGAAAAATGTATATATTAGTTCCTTTGAAGAAGGCCATCGCTCCAATAAAGTCTAATCGTTTCCACATTACTAAATTAATGGCGGTGGCGAGAATATGAGGAAGAATACGTCTAAGGCAGGAGGTAAGCTGATCTTCAGATAAGCATATGCAGcagaagatagaaaatttcaacGATAATGAAAGAATGGTGAGAATACATCTGCGGTAGCAGGTGAGATAGCCATATGCTGCAGCAAGACTTACTCTGACGTATCGAAAAGAGCAACAACTCTGGaagtatattattataatattacaagGATTGGTGATTTAATATACGGAGTGAAGATGAATTAGTCATAAGGTTTGGGCTATATAAAGCTTGTAATGGGCTTGTAACACACATTCATATCCTTCTGAGCTCTTGTACTATCTGCGTTTCTATTATAATGGCTAACCGAATGATTTACTTCACACTGGGACTTTTTCTGTTGATATGTTGTTACAGCGACAGGGTCATGGCAGGGGATTCCGATCCCTTGCAAGATTTCTGCGTTGCAGATGAGGAAAGCAAAGGTGAGTAAAAAACTTTATACATAAACAATGGTAATGATTTGCTTATTAGACGAGTCGAGTTAGtaatagattgatttgattttgcTTTAAACAGTTTTGGTGAACGGGTTCGTTTGCAAAGACCCAATGCAAGTTTCAGCAGACGACTTCTTCTTCCGGGGACTTGGGCAGGCAGGGAACACCGACAATGATGTGGGCTCCAACGTAACGATGGCGAACGTTAAACAGATACCAGGCCTCAATACGTTGGGAATATCGTTGGTCCGCATCGACTACGCAgtgggtggaataaatcctcctcacacacacccaagagccaccgaagttcttgttttactggaaggccagcttcttgtgggtttcattgacaccaacaacaagtttttcagcaaaacgttggagaagggagatgtgtttgtgtttccaaaggcacttgtgcatttccagcagaatgtggggCATGAAAATGCGGTGGCCATATCTGCATTGAGCAGCCAGCTTCCGGGAGTTCAGACAATCGCCAACTCTCTGTTTGCAGCGGATCCTCCTCTCCCAGATTCCGTATTGGCCAAGGCCTTCCGCATCACACAGGAAGTTGTGGATTACATTCAGAAGAAATTCGCATAAGAATTTGCTGTGTTctatcaaacaaaacaatcaagaGGGGACCAAGTCTTTCCCAAATTCTTTTTCCTTGCCGTTCAATAAAACAATCTTTCTAGAGTTATTGCCGTCCTCTTCTGCTATTCATAGCATCTGTTTTGAACATGACTATATCCTCCGCATAttccaaagatgaaggattaattTGAAGCATCTGAAGGCATTTATGAATATTTTATACAAGAGCATCCTTGTATTAGGTATACATTCATTTGCAACATGTTAACAATATATTCTTTAACATAAATATtgcaggaacaacaacaaacaaagtgcTTGACTTGGATAGAATGAGTAACACTATAATTCTTGCATGCCAATCTGTCAAGGGTGTTCTTTAACATAGTCTTAACCTCATTTTAGCTCTGACATAAAAGGTGAATGGTTTGGAAGTAGGAAATAGTTATTGGGAAATATAATTAGTAGTTGTTCTTCAAATCACCCTCACAATCATCCAATGCTTCAAGACTCCCCATCAAAGAAGTCATTCCAGAAGGTTAGGGACTCTCCTCAAGATAAGAATGATTGCTCTAATAAATATAGTATACCTTCGATGGAATGCAATACGGTTTCATTATGTCTAAATTCCAAGAAAATCCATAGAACTAGAATATCCATTGCATCCAATATCGCAATATTTTATCGGGGATAATATGATAACCTTGACACATATTACACCTATTCTTACATCAATCTACCTACATAAGGGTTATGATTGAGGGGCCTCTTGTATTAAACATTTCTAATaagttggaatgacatggaaaatctaagacagtgaagaTAGATTATTGATAATAACACAATTCATTTACATGGTGTTAATTATGAGGGTAATTAATTTATGGCTTCCCAAAATAAGCTTTTCTAAATCTCCCCTAATTCATTCCTACGTTATAATAAATATGTCAATGTGGATGTTATGTATGAAGATCTAAATACTAAAGGGAAAAAGGATAATGCTCATGTTGATTTTAAAAACTTTGTATgtaatattaaaaatatgattagttgaaaaatttagcaatatattACCTTGTTCAATCATAAACTATCAGTTCGGttacaaaaaaaattcctcaaaccatttcctccttgtataagcatttctatagatcatcaaatatgatAACCAATAATTTAACCATAGGTTTCCTATCAAAGCAAATGCAAATCTGCATATGTGAATAAGCACAATAGGATAGGAAAATATTGTTGCCGTAGGCCATGTATGTTTCATGCGGGAAAAATATTATTGTTGCAAGCCTAAGAGGTGCATAAAGGAGCTCCTTGGATCCATGGATATGCAGGTGTAAGTTTGAGAAATATGTGAAGGCGGAGGATATTTTCATATTGAAGCCATTTGCTAATTGATATGAGGAAGATAAAAGTGTCGTCATATTGAGAAGTTGTCAATTACACTGTAATGAAGAATAAGATAATAGATATAACTGATACATTATCGGTGAGATATGTCAATTTtataatcttctatttttcctatgTATTTTTAGGGGTTCAAATGAATAAAGCTTCATATATAGCCCCTCTAGCGATCAGTTCATTGTGAAGCTTAAAAGCCTCTTCCGTCATGCCTTGGATGTCTATACCTCAAATAATCTAGTAATATGAGAAGTTTCATTGCGCTTGCATCCATCTCCAACTGTATCGATCAATATATTAATTATCAAGCCCATTCTACATTGTTCACATAGATAACAAATAA
Coding sequences:
- the LOC131864127 gene encoding putative germin-like protein 2-1; this translates as MANRMIYFTLGLFLLICCYSDRVMAGDSDPLQDFCVADEESKVLVNGFVCKDPMQVSADDFFFRGLGQAGNTDNDVGSNVTMANVKQIPGLNTLGISLVRIDYAVGGINPPHTHPRATEVLVLLEGQLLVGFIDTNNKFFSKTLEKGDVFVFPKALVHFQQNVGHENAVAISALSSQLPGVQTIANSLFAADPPLPDSVLAKAFRITQEVVDYIQKKFA